CCTTCTTTAGCTTTTAGAGGCAAGAAATTTGATTTGTCTCCTATCATATGCCTCGAGCAGCTGCTATTAAGATACAATGGTTGTTTATCCACTGCTAGGCACACCTATAAAACTTGTATTTCCCACTTGGAACTCCATACCTTTTTATCATGCACCTAAAAGAAGAATTTCCTTCCCCATGAGGATGACAGAGTCATTGCAGAGACCCTTGTGAATGTTTTGGAGCTGGTTCGATCCCACATTGTCAGCATTCACAACGAGGATCTAGTCGTACTCCTTGATAAGCTTGCACAACTATCTTCTTCTCAGCCTTGGCCTATTTCGGTGCCACTGATGATTATCACAAAGAAAGGACAAGCTTCAGAGAAACAGAGCTTCAAGTCGAATCTTCAAAATTGATGCAACATTGCAACAGCAGAAAGCGCTTGAAGGTGAAGACAAAGACGCCATCACGACAGACTGGCCAAGAGCTTTGTGCACACACAACTATTTCCAACATAGATCTGGTTTTTGCATACACACTTTACCAAAGAACCAACTTTGATGTTGAGAGGAAGTGAGGTCGTGTGCGCTTCTCAAAGTGTGAGAGGGTGCGAGAGAGAAAGGAAGTCAAGCATGAGAGTTAGGCCTTAACAGAGTGGCAAAGGTAGCATAGCGGTGGCAGCCAAAGTGAGAGGACACGAGAGTGAAAAAGGAAAACTCGTCTcattcaaagatggtttttGAAAACTAATGTTGAATTCTTCCCtttcaaagattattttttgaaaactgatgttaaactCATGCTTTTGACATCGGTGCATGaagaaatcgatgttaaaatgtgatttcaaagatgattttgtgaaaattgtcgttaaaaagttattattttaaaaaaatgttactatGTTTTTTacgaaaataattttgatactCTCATTAAGCAAGTGttgtaaaatatcatttttgtagtagtgcactaacatattttacatttgaatgtattttcttttgctcataaaacaaattaatccaAAAGGGGAGAAatgatctctctctctcactctctatAATACTGCCTTTGCCTTTCAGCCTGGTCCAACATATATTTTTGGATCGAAAGAACAAATTGAATTCTTAGAGAAATCAAAGCTTGACATAGTGCTTGATTAAAATAGAATCATGCCATACACGTACCAAGACACAGATAAccaattacactaaaatttaCTATAACTAATTAGTCAAACGAAAGAAATTGAACTGAAATGCTAGTAACTAATTATTGAATGGATGTTCCCATGTagggttttaaattgtggtctCCAATTGTAATTGTAGCCGCAACGTTAAGATATTTTGACATTTCACAATCGCATCATATTTTCTCATAATTAGTCGCAGTATAAAGGTTTAGTGGCTCGCCGCAACGTGACCACAACTGCAATTTTAAACCATGGATTTTCCCCATCTTCTCTTTTAATTATCAATGCCGCTACGTACGCACAAACGACACACTAAAAAGTATAAGGATGTGGTCCGATGCTTGTTATAAAGTCTGGAAGCCATCTTTAGCAGAATGTTTGCTGGATTTGTTGAGCAAGTTCTTCAGCACTGAGTTGGCATTCAATTCCAATCTAAAAAGGACAGATTTAAGAAACCATAGTTATTCATGGACCCTAATTGAACACGTAAATAGCATGTATACATAATCATTAATTAGCTTCCACGAAATAAATAATATCAGAAAACGGTAGGtccatatttaaatttattgcatataaatatatatatttttggccAAATGAAGAAAATGCTTGCGAGATGCCATGTTACATCCCTGGCCTATCAGACAAATGCAGTAAAAAAGGTTGTGCATGTCATTGTTTATTACAGATCACAGTAGTAATGTACTTCACTGTAGAGTactagccaaaaaaaaaaagtttctattattattacttcattcaatatatattcattatatCATCATGgtcattattttagttttttcttttttttgtgaaattttcttattttagattttctatAGGTTGTAGGCTAGGCTATTAGGTTACTTCATCTGGCAAACTTTTTTGATGATTCAAAATTGTTAGAACTTCAAATCCATACCGTCTAAATCAAGATGAGGGTTTAGGGAACAAAAACTGTTACATCACTGAGACACTGCAATCCAAACCTATCCTCATTATTAGTGAAAGGGACTTAGGAAAGAGATAGGATTATATAGGCACATTGAGCCAATAatctcaacaacaaaaaaatactcaacaaaaaatatttactttttgagCTAACTTCGCGGTTGCTGGTATTCAAAGATATAGCCACATTTTGGAcacagagaaaataaaaataaaaaaaacttatgcatgtgataaaatatttacttgATTTTTAGTCCTTTCGTCCTTTTCgacaaaatatgtttatttcaaaaaaataattacttttaagtattcagatttatttaaaaagataatgactttcaacaatattttttcatatatctatatatagacTTAAAAATTGAacctattacattattaatcatGCAAATTGTGTTATGTTGTACCAGTAAGATATATACAGTGCTTCAAGTCATTACCAAGAAATTTCTAGTCAGTATAAGCATTAGCATTATATTAACTGAAGACATTAATAAAACAGTAAGATTAGCCGTCATGTATGTACCATCACAGTTACCTTAATAGTGACTGAGTTTAGCATGGTTTCATCAGCAGTGCTAATGTTCACATGGAGGATTTCAAGTGCTAGGTCTTCAAGAGCTGATATTATTCTCATGGCCTGGCCTCGAATCGGTAGTGACACAGTCTTCAGAAGCACATGTGGACTTGAAAACTTGACCTCAACATCAGCTATAATGGACTTTGAATTGGCAAAAAGCTCATTGATATTATCGTTGATGGAAGAAGAAGCTGAAGAAGTAGGAGAGTTGGCTATGGTGGGGGAAAGGTAACCTGGCTGCAATCTGAGCTTGTAAGGGCTACCTGGTTGTGGATTCCTTGGACTAATGGGAAGGTTTATTCTAGGGCTCAAGGGTGGTTTTCCAGGACTTAGTGATGAAGGCCTCAGGCTTGAAACTAGCCTTGGGCTTAGGACTTCATTGTaaacttttctttgtttcttggcCTCTAGGCACTGTAGAAGCTGCTGCAACTCGTTGATGTAATCAATCACACCTCCAATTATTGATGCTTGGTCTCCCTATATATAGGAGGAAAAAATTAGCCTCAAGTACCACTACAGAAAATCACAATATACATAGCAAAAATACATTTAGACACTCAATATTCTATTCAACActtagtgagagagagagaataaaaaaagaaaattatagatATAATAGGTGATATAGTATGataaaatgtgataaaaaaaaaaatgaaagatgttACATATACATATAAGTTGCCTAGAAGGAATTTTTCAAGAATACATATCTAAGGGTATTGAAGAGAAACACCTATTATTACTCTTTATCTCTCACTTTCTATCAgttatcatattatatttttgtctctttttctctttaggTGTTATCCTGTGTTGGTATGCCTATTGATTATTTTCCTTATTGCTTTTAGATTTGTCTACTAGCTAATACATAAAAACTTTTTGCAACTTCCTAGTTCAAGTACACTTTTGTAATCCGCTTATAGATAACCTTTTTTGTAAGAAAAGCTAAATTGAAAAATACACAAGAGATAATCAAACattgcataataaaaaaaaatcctcaaaaAAACTACTTATAGAGGtagttcaattaattaaaattgtctATGTGAAGGACATTTGGGTGTAAAACGAAGTCCAGAATGCAAACTAGTGCACTAAATAAAGGTAAGAAATGAATTGTTATCATATAGATAAAATCAAGGAAAGTATCTAGAATTTGAATATGTGATTGATGTTAAGATAATTAAGGCATACGTACCCGCTTGACATAAAAGAAAGGCATAAGTGACCTCAAGATCGATAAGTTTTCATTCATTTCCTTTCTTCTGTTGCGCTCCACGGTTATGTGAGACACCTTCTGTGGTTCCTCAACCAATGTGGGACTAAGCTTTTGTCTCTTGCTTTTTGGTGAGATTTCAGGCTCAGTTTCAGAATCTTGTGGGGCACGTGAAGATATTGAGACCTTTTTTGAGTTTTGCtcattttctttgaaagttgGGCCAATAACAGCAGCTTCATTGTTGGTGGAAGGAAAATCTTTCAAGTCTTCTAGGCTCTCCAAAATGGAAAAAAGATCCCCTCCACCAAAGTGTGTGTCCCCAAACTCAGTATCATGGGAAACATCACATAGGCTTTCATCCATTAATGGACTTTTCTGTGGTTCCATTTCTCCAATAAAACTTATTACAAAAGGTGTGTATGGAAACAGTTGAACCGGAAAATTTGACTTTCCCGGATAAAAAATGCCAAAGCAACGTCTTTTCCTGAAATCCCAAGATAAGTTATCTCAAGGCAGTGCAGTGGTGCACTGAATCCCAAGATATATAGCAGAAAAGCAGTAGCAGACCAAAGAAGTTTTCAAAACttgaaattacaataaatattgaGAGACGTTagaaggaaagagaaagagagggagGTGAGGGAGACGCCTGGAAGAAAGATAATTAAGGGTTTTATAGTGATAGTAATACTTGAAAAAGATGTGgtgtgaaaaattaaaatagattctGTTCTTGAGGTTAATGCAACTATCTTCTTTGGATTTTGTTACCAGTAGCTTCTAGACCAAAAGTTAAGAATTTagtaattatcatttttattaaaaattagactCAAATATAAATTCAGTGATGTAAGttggtaattttttaattttaactactATAAGTTGTATTTTTGGTTTTGTCAATTCTAAATTctttagtatttaatttttggtcTCTAAAGATTATGGtttagagattaaaattaaaaaaaatcacaaacttatatgaaatacaaaataaaaaaatagaaattaaaattaaaaaactgtaaatttataagaactaaattcatattaattgaaacataaaagttataattaaaatgttttagtaatatatattagatgttatattttaatgaaaatttatgctttaattttttttaatggttatCTTAAGgataaatgatttatttgatGAGTTATTTTGCCTGCAGAAAGAAAAGCAAGTGGAAGAGATAAGAAGGGTATGAATCACCAATAAATGTACTGTTTTGTAATTAGGATCATAATTGCGTATCCACATTAAAATTGCCATTCATAAATACTTCTACCACCATTCATTAATACTGCAGTgaaatatttaatcattttggAAATGATCTGTTGTATATTCTCCTATCAAACTTTTTTCTGCCATTAAATATTGAACTTGAATGTAGCTTAAATGGATATATCTTTGTAATCGAAAAACAAATGCATATATCTCCCTTTTGAACTTTACCATGTTTGCCCAATCATAAATATTCTAAGTTTATGGATTTGGTTAATACGTGCCCAGTTCaataaaaatacacataatatttacatgaaaagtattgattattaaatatcttttaaaatatatatttttttattttcaaacctGTGAcctaaatacaaaaatta
The genomic region above belongs to Glycine max cultivar Williams 82 chromosome 14, Glycine_max_v4.0, whole genome shotgun sequence and contains:
- the SPCH4 gene encoding transcription factor SPEECHLESS; its protein translation is MEPQKSPLMDESLCDVSHDTEFGDTHFGGGDLFSILESLEDLKDFPSTNNEAAVIGPTFKENEQNSKKVSISSRAPQDSETEPEISPKSKRQKLSPTLVEEPQKVSHITVERNRRKEMNENLSILRSLMPFFYVKRGDQASIIGGVIDYINELQQLLQCLEAKKQRKVYNEVLSPRLVSSLRPSSLSPGKPPLSPRINLPISPRNPQPGSPYKLRLQPGYLSPTIANSPTSSASSSINDNINELFANSKSIIADVEVKFSSPHVLLKTVSLPIRGQAMRIISALEDLALEILHVNISTADETMLNSVTIKIGIECQLSAEELAQQIQQTFC